ACCGGCGACTACGTGACGTGTTCGTGCGATACGTTCCGGACACCGCCCGCTCACCGTTTCGCGGGAGTGTGCAACTTCACCAAGATGATGATCAACGCAGCGCACGGTGCCTTCTTCTCGCGGTGAGCTCTCGAAGGCAATTCCCTTATCGGGTTATTCCGGCCGTTTTTCCGCGTGCCGTCGGGTGCGGGCGTGACAAGGGCGCTATGGTGCCAGGCGTGCGGAGCGTGAGGCGTTGCTCTCGAACCGGGTGCACCGAGCCGGCGGTAGCGACGCTGACCTATGCCTATGCGGATTCGACCGCCGTGGTCGGGCCGCTGGCGACCTATGCCGAACCCCACAGCTACGACCTCTGCGAAGAGCACGCGTTGCGGTTGACCGTCCCGAAGGGGTGGCACGTCGTGCGCCACGAGGGCGAGTTCGCGGCTGACCAGCCCTCCGAGGACGACCTCACCGCGCTGGCCGAGGCCGTTCGGGAGGCCGGGCGCTCCG
The nucleotide sequence above comes from Actinopolyspora erythraea. Encoded proteins:
- a CDS encoding DUF3499 domain-containing protein, yielding MRSVRRCSRTGCTEPAVATLTYAYADSTAVVGPLATYAEPHSYDLCEEHALRLTVPKGWHVVRHEGEFAADQPSEDDLTALAEAVREAGRSDPGDSAGLHGGGSRRGHLRALPDPGQE